The genomic region CCAAAAACATGTTGTTCAGATTTCTCATATCTCTGTTTCAGCAGTCAGTGTTACAAAATTCTTGGTGttagattgttttgttttggatttttttccctccgtCACATTGGTTCAACTAGACCGTAAAGTTATGATAAAGACTTGCTGGTAAACATAATAAGTGCAGCTCATTTCTCTGCATGTTTTAACTTTGACAGTGTCAACTGTACAGACATGCTTCTCTGATCTACCctctgaaaaatatattttttctaaaatgtcagtcacactgacaaaaacagttattagtttttatttcatcaAGTTCTGACTGCTGTGTCTTCTTCAGATGACCACAGAGTTCAACTACTGCGTGGAAGCTGTCCCATGTTCTGGTACAGCTTCAATGGCCGCTGCTACAAATATGTGGCCACACACATGAGCTGGGCTGATGCAGAGCTCTACTGTGTGTCACAGCGAGCCAACCTGGTGTCTATCTACAGTGAGGAGGAACAGGAGTttgttaaatcattaattaagaACTTTGATCATGCTGAGGGATACACCTGGATTGGACTGAGTGACATCCATAAAGAAGGCAGATGGATGTGGTCTGATGGTTGTGCAGTGAGTTTTGTCTACTGGTATGCTGGCGAGCCAAACAACAGTGGAACAAATGAGCACTGTGTTCACACCAACTTGTCGGACTTAAAGAAGTGGAATGATCGCAAATGTTCTCTCATTTTGCCTTCTGTTTGTGCAACACGGACAAACTGCTCTTAGAAactaaaatgtgtattttcccTGCATTGTACaaaagcaaatattttttttgcacatgaatGTTTAAAACTGCTCCAAagtaaaatgaataaacaatTATACATGAAAATTCATCATCAGTGCCTCCACTGTTTAACTCTGAGGTTACAGGGCCTATGTCAAAACATGCAAGCGTGTAACTGGTGTCACAGACATGCGCTTGCATGTTTCATCAGCACGCAGTTAGTATTTCAAATAGGGATGAATGCAGAAAATACACCTCCTTATTGATCTTCCCAGAATAACCTAAAATCTTGTTTTGTACAGCAGATAAGTCTTTATGCAATTTTCAAAACAGTGAGGGCATTTTTTCATAACACAGGCTCAACTGCACAAAATACGTTGATTTTTAACAATAATTTTTCCACATTCGTCAAAATTTGACACGCCTTTtcgtggctgtagctcaggtggtagagcaggtcacctactaatcagacagttggtggttcgattccagTCTGCTCcaatctgcatgccaaatatgtttatttttttcctcaaaacCTTACTGACCTCCATAAAGAAGGCAGATAGATGTGGTCTGATGGTTGTGCAGTAGATTATGTCTAATGGGATCCAGGACAACCAGACAACTGACGCAAAGAAGTGGAATGACTGCCCGTGTTCTGTCAGTTTACCTTCTGTCCATGCAATATGGATAAACTGCCCTCAGAAACTGTTTGTGCAAAAGTCACAAAATTCCATGGACCTCGATTTTCATAAATGTGGAAACAACCACTGGCAGCTGCATTCAAAGGGAATATTTACTCATCGTTTCAATGTCAAAATTCATGAAAGCAGAGACTGTTTTTGGTGAACAAATAAATGGTTAAAACTGAAGTGAAAGGAATGAAAAGCTGTAAATGAAAATTCATGATCAGTTCCTCCATTGTGTATCTCTGGGGTTACAAGACACGTCTGCGACATCAGTAACCACATTTAATCAGTAGTATTTAATAAACACTAAGTATTACAAAAGGAGACAAATGGAGATAATACACATCTACCTTTATCATTACCAGAAAAACTCAAATCTAGTTAAGATCTGTTGTTTGGCTTCAtcctaaaaaacacacagaagtaTATCACTGAGGAGGTGAGGAGAGAGGTAcagcagtgagtgtctacagccacaGCCTGTAAAGCTAACATTCAATGAAGAGGTTTGACTGTTCTTCAGGAAACATACAAAGAGGACCACTTACCTACGGTATGCAAACTTATGGTATGTGTACAGCAACTGGTCTACTTTTGCAACCTAAATGGGCTTTTAGCCACTGTTAGCCACTGTAGGTACCAGTAGTgataaaaactccaaaaataaaagcaaaacaagagaaaatcaGTAAGAAGGGACAAGAAGAGAGCAACAGTTTGTAAAATCACTCCCTTCTTGATGATCTTTTTCCAGTTGTCAGCTTCATTTCCATGTGAAATGGATTCACAATATTTATGCTTCCTAAATTGACAGATTAGCAGATAAACTTTAGGAACTGATGTTTATGACATTGAAATGACTTATACATGTGATTCTTCAGTGCTAccataaatgttattttattttatttatttattatgagGAGTGTAGAAGTGGGTTCACTGgaaggaaaggaaggaaggaatcTTCTTGcatggagaggaggagggggtttATTCAGTCTTTGTTTACTGGAGCAGCTCAGcagtttctccttttctcttaTTGTTCTACCTCTGACCTGTAAGTTTGATTAATTATTATGTTGATAAGACCTTTTATGATACAATAGATGTCCAACTATGGCCTTTTTCAAGCTTATGTTAAATATTCCCATCTATGgattctttcttatcttttcttttttttcttaagagcATTAGAGAAATAGATTAACGCCCAGTATCAGGGACTCCTGAACTGTATTCTGGTTCCTTCGATTAATGAGCAGTTAAATCTGATAGGCAGATGAATGTGTATTACTGGGAATCAGTTAAATTATCATGTAATGCAGTCTGGTGATGAGTCCACTGACAAAGACACTTTATAAGTaacaagaaaataaagacatttgaCGGCTCGCTTATCTGTACATGATGCGCTGCTGAACTATGTTCTTCTGAAATGTcttgaaaaacaaactgaagaaacatatgttatttttttgttattcagaggttgcatgaaaatactATAACAGGCAGTTTTGTTCAGGCTAAACTAGTTTATACTGATAAACTGTGCTGGGCTGCTCCACTGCAggctgtggtgttcatggtcaaTGTTAGGATGCACATCAAGGGTAAGAGACatgaatttatatttaaagtgaTGATGCTGATTAGTTCAACTCACCAATTTACCTTTTATACCAGCTTTATGATGTCAATGAGTTTGTGAGACATATGCTTATATCTGATGTATAGCTGAAAATCCTGTCCTTGGCATGGATGGACCAGAAAACATTCACTCTCTGCAGAAATCTGAACATCCTGTACAAAGAAGCTTCAGCAGCTCTTCATCACACTTTGAGACTTAAAGCTCCAACATGATCTTGCTCCTCTTCTTGTTCAGTCTGACTCTGGGTGCTCCTTCTGAGTCTCCTCATTGACTACAGTACAGGATAGAATGAAAAGAGGTTTCATGTCCAGTGTTgttgatgtcatgatgttgCAGTGCACTCACACAGTGGTGTTGCTGCTTCAGCAGTGTGGTTTGTCATCAATAGACTAATAAGACTTTTGTTGCTGCGGCAGAAAGAAGACGAAGAGGTAATTTCATGACACAAATCAATGGTGCAGATTTAAAACAGACTTCAACTGAAATATAGCAAAAGTTCAAACTGTTCTGAAATTTGACAGTGACTTCTAAAGTGTCCGCTTATTTTTTCTAGAAATAGCGTCAATAACATTAGCTAATGTAGTTTAAATCACTAGAGATTATTATCTAATTTTAACCTTTTCATGTCATGataggctgtgtggcaggcaggcaggaaaaaggacccaaaatgcaggactctcaGAGTCAGGACTTAAAGCAAACTTAAAGAAATAATTCTCTAACTTTTTTAACAATCTTTAAGCCAATGCCTCGGGTTGGATAACCAAAGGCTCGATACTAAAACCAGTGTAATATATTGAAATCACTTATTATTCACTCTGACTTGTTCTTAGACATTACAATAGGTCATCCAACTAATTAGGTTGCTTTTGGAGGTAACATCGTAATGTGTATCCAGTTGATGTGAGATTTGACTAAGTGTCAAATCTGACTGAGTGAAGCGTTTAAGGACAAAGTTTTGGCACTTTGAGCCAATTATGCACTAGTTCTGATACTGAACTATTACAAGCTTAagatgtgatttttttcagtattaattTTCTTGCAATTTGCAGAAaattgtgtgccacagactttGTACTTCACATTTGagttatttaaatattctcctcCTGGAAGTGAAAATGCACATGCCATTGGGTCAGTTGTAAAAGTACCTCACAATTGTCGGTCACAAACCAACACTGACTCTTCAATAAATCCAACCACtatttaacattaaaagaagGCTTTGTGCTGCTGCAGACATTAGTCAGTCTGGTCCTAAATGTTCCTCTTGCCTCAAAATTCCTTTGTAATGAAGGGACTTTTTTCACCTGCTCTTCTCTATTCCGAAGTTGGTGTTTGGGATGGGAATCAAAAAGAATTTAGCAATTCCAGCTCCATTATCAATATTATTTATCAGTTTGATTCCTTAACAGTCCTCATTGGTTCTCACTGGCTCTACTTTGAGAGTCACCATCATCACTAAGTAGTGTATGTTTCTTAATTACTCCCAGAAGCAAATAATTCATTATGCTACTTGTTACATTACTTTCTCGTTTCTCCATGAAACATGACTTGAAACACACTGTCTcataattaccatttaacaGTATAAACCTGGGGGTGCAgtcccacacacaaacacaaatcactATCCTAATGAGATCCTAATGAGAATCTTTCTCTTGGcatttcatttttcacacaGTAGCTTGAATGGCTGGTTATCTGAACGAAACAGAAGCAAGAAGAGGAACAAGATCAAGCTTTTTGTCAGAGTCACAAAGTTCAGCTGCTCTGAGATCCTGAAGGTGACACAGAGTAACAGGATGCCTTTTCTTATATCCTTCAAAAAGGGTTTCTGTACAGCTGACATTATGCTATTGGTGACAtgcatttggcaaaaaaaaaaaaaaaaaaccagcaacaaaacTTTACTTATGCAGAACAGCAAGATGGGCATAAGTGAAAACAGGGTACCAGGTCATCTGGAGATGGCCTTTGAGGTATGTGATTACATATGAACAATATTAGAacctctgtttttaaaaaatacccgtgtatgtgtggacgtagcctgagagGGTGTTTTCACTGCTGGTTTGACATCATTGGCCAAGTAGCCCAAAACTCTCCACTGTAAACAACACTAAACATTAGCCACAAAAGGCCGTTGAATTTCCAACTAAAttaacatgtaaatgtgtttgtgttgtgtcaTAAACGATATTGATTAATCAAACAGATCAGGCCAGAACTtacacaggaagaaaaaatCTCCTGAGCTTAGTAGTAAACAAACAGAGAACAAACTCCCTCCATGCCACaggatttctttcttttgttttgtcttttctttttttacatgctTTAGTGAAAATTAAAGTGACAAGAGGAGCACTTGAGAGATATCAACAAGATGACCCACAATAGGGGAGAAGATCTTGAGTTAGTAGCCACAGACCACtgctctttttttgtctcttcttgctgatttttctctagttttgcttttgttagTGTCTTTTTCATTGCTGGTAGCATGAGACAGAACAGACCTTTCGGGTTGCACATCAGTCTACTGAGGAAAATGAAGTAAAGCTACAGCTTGGTAACTGTCCCACACTCTGGCTCCTCTTTTCCTTTAAATGCACTTTTATCACGTCCCCCCACCCAGGATgcagtaaaaggactagatgttacaatccctgataatgcattgcttcaAATGGAGAAAGTCTTGAGGGATTGCTgctatgaggaaaggcagcccagaaactttaccagcgggacacatcgttgtgtgcctcaactcCATAGCGTCCTTGGATAGAAAAGGGATACAAAAGGTGATAGAGAGAAGTAAGACAAAAGAGACAAGATAGTAGAGAGGAGCGCTGGAAGGGGGGCACCTGATCTGGCATCCCACACCTCCCTGCTGGATCGGGCTGTAGGCTCTACCTCCCCAAGTCCTCCCAGAAAAGGGGAAAAGAGCAGAGGGCAGAAGAGctgaacattttttcttttcttgttttttttcaatactCTGTTAGGTTTCACTACCATCAGGTTAGCTGCACAGCCCCCAGGAGGCCCTGAGACAGCTGTATCAGTCAACCAGTAAAATTTCTAGTGTTAGGTTTTCTTCCCTTTTGACACTGTCTACTGAGGCAGTTCCATGTTtcaaacctccagcagaaccaggctaagggaggggcagccatttgCTGCAACTGGTGGAACTTTAACCTTTGTCAAAAAGGAAAGCTTAATATTAAAAGTATAGAGGTTATCTGTCTCCTGAatagctggttccacagaggaGCCTTTAGCCAGAAGGCTCTGTGTCCCATTCTACTTGAATTACCCTCAAaaccacaagtaaaccagcagtctgagagcgacACACTTTATTGCTCTGGATTTAGTAGGGAGCCGATGGAGAGAAGCTAATATCTAATGTTTCTTTCTATTCTCTGAAGTACATACAGAAAAGCAGCCTGACACCAGGTCTCCCCTTTAGGATCTCAGCAGTACAGAtcagttttgtttctgtcactaaataaaaataatctttttcctcttcttgtttCTGTCTTCTTCAGATGACTGGGCAGTGAAGCTGCAGCATGGAAACTGTCTATGATTGTACGCGAGAGTTCTGGGACACTGAACATGGGACAGGATGGCTGTTgtctgatggctgtttggtacattttttttttaactggaaaACAGGTGGGCCAAACAATTACTAGTTATTAGTTTTGCgtctgtgtaaaacaaaaagtctGTGCTTAGAAATTAAGATACTAATTCATCATGAACATGCTAtggtaaaatgtataaatgatGCTCTTTAATGTAAGGAATTTGATCTGTCTTTGTTTATGAGAGCAGCTCTACTTGCCTTGTCTTGTTACAACTGTCCTGTTTCTTTAATCATTATGCTGAAAAGGCCTTTGATCAAACCATAAATATAGAATTACATCAAAAACAGTCACGTTCTCCTGGAAGTACCAAGAAACGTGACTGTTCAACAACTATTAACTTTTTggcatgtgatgtttttttcaGGCTTATGTTTATTGTTATTGTGTATTGTGtgattattatattatcttatgccacgttatacccctaattaaagattgtgaaatcattatgtagttttagtttgcattattctcctgacttagaagaaggtgataactattacatttattaaactgattAGTATTACATTAGATTGCCGATTTATggtgaatgaatgatattgttttatgatgcattatactgctgagttataaGAAACACTATTTTCAGAGAATCAtggccttatttgtctgattagaaaagaacagaacatactgcaaaagaagccaaggtcataacttaggctcactgagagagagaaaaaatgtggatgtttaggttttatgactTTGGAGGGGGGTTGAAGctataagaatgtgagaaaCGCTCAGACACGTCGAGATCAGGCGGACACCCTCCCGTGCTCATCTCCCCTCCGGATGGTTTATGCTCAAAAGTGTTGTATGGAATAATGagaattgtatggaataaaatgattgttgattgagcatttatacaccgagtgttGTCCTTCCTTTAGcccaaagatgaaagaattggGAGAATTTAACAGTATACAATGGAAAGCATTGGTCCATGTGGCCAATGATGTCACACCAGCAGTGAAATCACACTCTCACTCAGCTATAAAAGAAAGCAGCTTCAACTCTGCAGAAATCTAAACATCCTGTACAAAGAAGCATCAGCAGCTCTTCATCACACTTTGAGACTTAAAGCTCCAACATGatcatcctcctcttcctgttcAGTCTGGCTCTGGGTGCTCCTTCTGAGGCTCCTTCTGATGGCAATGAAGTGAAGCTCCAACTTGGTAACTGTCCTATATTCTGACTCTTCCCTCCCTTCTtgtattttaactttatttgtgtgtgggttgttgtttttgttccaattattttaatcacattaaaatagGTGTGGGCTCCAGGGGATCCAAGGTTGGGAGGACAAGGGGAAAACACTCGCTCCTCTTCGGTCACTCACTGCTTGCTGCCAGCCACTCTCCAATCACTCACGACAAGGGATCCTCTCAGGGTAAACAGGGACGAGTCCAGGGAATCTGAGTCACACAACAATCCAGTGATGAATAGCTGACATCCCTCTGCTTAAATGCTGACAGTGCAAATGAGActcaggtgtttccacttcacGGGTGCGTGGGCTGAGAGTGTGAATCCGCAATGAGTTCCACCcaggcgagagagagagagataaagagagAACTAGAGATAATGATGCTACTGATCAGCTACTTGCTGATCCACCGGGCCGTGGCATTCAGAGGGTACATCAAAGAAAAAATGTCAGTCACACAGTCAGTCAAAcagttattatttgtttttcatcaaGTTCTGACTGCTGTGTCTTCTTCAGATGAACACAGAGCTAAACTACTGCGTGGAAGCTGTCCCATGTTCTGGTACAGCTTCAGTGGTCGCTGCTACAAATATGTAGCCACACACATGAGCTGGGCTGATGCAGAGCTCTACTGTGTGTCACAGCGAGCCAACATGGTGTCTATCcacagtgaggaggaagaggagtttgttaaatcattaattaagaACTTTGACCATGCTGAGCGATACAACTGGATTGGACTTAGTGACATCCATAAAGAAGGCAGGATGGGTGTGCAGTGAGTTTTGTATACTGGCATGCTGGACAACCAGACAACAGTGGAACAAATGAACACTGTGGTCACACTAAAGTGTTTGATGCAAAGAACCAATGTTCCAATTTAGCCTCTGTTTGTGCAACACAGATAACCTACCCTTAGATACTTAAATGTACATTAAACCTCCACTGTTTATGCTATTAtctttcttttgtgtgtttgtgtgaaagttTCAAAATTCCACTAATCTTGATTTTCATAAAGCACTGGCAGCTGCACTCAAAGgaaatattttgtcattattttaatCTGAAATCTCAAAATTTATGGAAGGGAAGACTGGAGTTCCATCAGTTTCTTCTTTGCTGTTTCATATATCATATCTTTACCTTTTCCATTTCCTTTCTGCCCACTGCCCtctttccttaaaaactccCTACCTCCACAGTTATGTCATCTGGACCAGCTGCCTTTCCACTAGCTGCCCTCACTCCCTCCTTACTAATCCTCTGCATTTCCTGATGTCCTCAtgtctctctcattttcttcattcacgAGCtcctcaaagtattccttccatCATTCTCTTAACTTGTTAGTACATTTCTGTTTCTATCGTtatcagtgttggtcaagtttctcaaaaatagtaattagttactaattactgattacttctccaagaaaaTAGTCCTGTTACGTTACTGATTAcaaattttcaaaagtaattcgttactttattacttgatacacaacctgaatacgtaataaagcaatagacctttcagcccaattctagttttttctgcttattccagcataaaaataaagtcatttttgtgtttgcactcactctttcaaatagatgcacgtaaaacacagcagaaaataaataaaatcaaagattcagcggCACTAATTCTTGTCACTCTTAAAtcttttttcacctgtttagcagaaGCAGGGCCATTGGGGGGTAGCCCGGTGccccgggggtttctctgtcaATTTCACATTCCTGTGGCGGCGTGCTATGtacttgctcagatttgaagttgaatttttcgctgtagaaagaagttttcttcccacacagagtgtacagcagacactaatgtttttgtcactttttaaagaatcaaactcaaagtaatgtcagtacttccaagctttaaacgccacatggtcgtactctctcctgcactccatattatccattgttgatctacacacgtctgttgctgtCACAGATGTCGCACACTTGTAAGGGTGGGCCATTTGTCATGAGaaactctcacaaacaaaatcacggtttagtaatgCAGTAACACAGCGTGCTTACgagaaagtaacagtaatctaattacttttttgcagtagtaatcccttactttattTGAAAACAGTAATGGGATTacacgttactgcccatctctgatcGTTATCAACGCTAACCTACTGCACATCTTTTCCAGCTGACTTTCTACCTAGCCAATTGATATTTGTTCTTTTCTCATTCCTTATGTCCATCCTCACATTGTCACTTTGCCTTTGTCACCTCTCTTGTTGCTGTCCACCTAGCCTCTCAGTACTCCTGTCTACAGGGTgagccatttatatggatacaccgtaataacatgggaatggttggtgatattaaagtcctgtttgtggcacattagtttatgtgagggggcaaactcctcaagatgggtggtggtctcgtagggtgtcttgcattgaaatctgctgcaatgacccggttactgctttcaccagatatcaacacaatttcgatacGCTCcacacgtgttaacctcttcgacatgtcaatggctgtgaacaaagagaaacttgtaaataactcatgaaagaataaagttacggtgaaaccaagcacaccattgtttttcttgtgacattaccaataagtttgatgtgtcacatggacctcttcctattgaaaaaacaaaaagttgtatccaagatggccgacttctaaatggccaccatggtcaccacccatctttttttttctttttttttttttcttttttttcaaacctgtcccgtttggttcttttgccatcagaattattgtctaaaggcgaagaaagatgcccaacggatttactttaccaaatggaccatcccagccttgccgtaatggtccatttgatttaccttttattgtttattttattttattttttttttacttgctagatacgggacaggggaaaagaaaagggagaaagaaagaggggggaaaaaacaaaacaaacaaaaaaaaaaacagcggagaagagggacggggataaagggcaaaaaacaaaaaccaacaaaataagcagacaaaaaatacatatatcgatcacctggatcacctgttgagaaagaaaaaagaaaacaagcaga from Pelmatolapia mariae isolate MD_Pm_ZW linkage group LG22, Pm_UMD_F_2, whole genome shotgun sequence harbors:
- the LOC135932867 gene encoding lactose-binding lectin l-2-like yields the protein MILLLFLFGLALGAPSESPDKNELKLQLVQLLRGSCPMFWYSFNGRCYKYVATHMSWADAELYCVSQRANLVSIYSEEEQEFVKSLIKNFDHAEGYTWIGLSDIHKEGRWMWSDGCAVSFVYWYAGEPNNSGTNEHCVHTNLSDLKKWNDRKCSLILPSVCATRTNCS